The genomic interval GCATCCCACACACGGCAATCCTTCGGTGGGCAGCACACCGCCTCACTCGCTGAGCTCACCGTGTATTGTCGTAAACTCGCGCCTTGTTCACCTTGGTCTTTACTCATGACGAAATCCTTAATGAAGTTTGCCGCATTATACCCAAAAGCCACACTGAAGCGAAGCGCATCCAAAGATTTGGAGCTTAACTGTCGATCAGTCAGCGCGGGGACGCGCAAGTCAAAGCCAGCTGTTAACATGGTATGTCTTACGCTATAATGAGCGCCAATCTGGCTGAAGAGAGGCAATGGTGCGAGTACTGATCATCAAACTATCATCGATGGGAGATATCATCCACGCACTGCCGTCGTTAAGCGATGCTGCTAAGCACAACCCAACTATCGAATTTCACTGGGTGGTGGAAAAAAGCTTTAAAGACATTCCGCTGTGGCACCCCAACGTCACGCGCGTGATCCCCATTGAATTGCGCCGCTGGCGCAAAGAACGCTGGCGCTGTTTGTTCAACGGTGAGTTTCGCGCCTTTTTGCGTGATCTTCGAAAAGAGCGCTATGATCTTGTCATCGATGCGCAATCCTCTATCAAAAGCGCAATCGTCACACGCCTAAGCCGCGGTCTTCGCTGTGGCTATAGTTTTAAAACCACGCGCGAACGGTTTGCGAGCTTGTTTTATCAAAAACGTTTTTCGGTAATTTTCGAACAACACGCGATTCGCCGCATGCGATTACTATTTTCCAAGGTCTTAGGCTACACCTTTAATGACAGCATACCCGATTACGGCGTAAACCGAAACACGCTACCGGCAATGGCCGCACCTTGCCAAACGCCTTTCTTGGTGTTTTTACACGGCACAAGCTGGGCCACAAAACTCTGGCCTGAAAACTATTGGCGCGCGCTCATCAAACGCGCCAATAGCGCAGGCTTCACAGTGCTGCTTCCCTGGGGTAATGCCGATGAAAAAGCCCGTGCCGAGCGCTTAGCCTCAGCACAAGCACTCGTTTTACCTAAATTGAAGATCAATGAGGTAAGCGCCATCATCACACAAGCCAAAGCGGTGGTGAGTGTTGACACAGGCCTTGGCCACGCGGCAGCCGCCTTTGGTGTGCCGGCTGTGTCCTTGTACGGTCCAACCGATCCACGATTTACCGCAGCACTGGGCAATAAGCAACTGCATTTAGCCGCGGATTTTTCTTGCGCGCCCTGCCAGCAAAAAGTGTGCAGCTACACAGGACCCAGCGAAGAAAAACCAGCCTGTTTCACCACACTGCCACCTGATGCGGTTTGGCGCCAACTGGAATCTTTGTTATGACGCTCTGGATAGACG from Gammaproteobacteria bacterium CG11_big_fil_rev_8_21_14_0_20_46_22 carries:
- the waaC gene encoding lipopolysaccharide heptosyltransferase I; translated protein: MRVLIIKLSSMGDIIHALPSLSDAAKHNPTIEFHWVVEKSFKDIPLWHPNVTRVIPIELRRWRKERWRCLFNGEFRAFLRDLRKERYDLVIDAQSSIKSAIVTRLSRGLRCGYSFKTTRERFASLFYQKRFSVIFEQHAIRRMRLLFSKVLGYTFNDSIPDYGVNRNTLPAMAAPCQTPFLVFLHGTSWATKLWPENYWRALIKRANSAGFTVLLPWGNADEKARAERLASAQALVLPKLKINEVSAIITQAKAVVSVDTGLGHAAAAFGVPAVSLYGPTDPRFTAALGNKQLHLAADFSCAPCQQKVCSYTGPSEEKPACFTTLPPDAVWRQLESLL